The genomic segment CGGATTATCCGGTGGGGTTGATTCTGCAGTTGTTGCCGGGCTTTGTAAGAGAGCTTTTCCTGAAAACTCAGTGGGCGTAATTATGCCTTCCCAATCATCTCCAGCGGATCGCGAAGATGCTTTGCTTATAGCTGAAACGTATGGCTTAAAAGTAGTGGAAGTTGATTTGGGAGAAGTCCATCAAGAAATTCTTGAAAAGGTTCAGCAAGGGTTGCAAGAGCAGGGCTTGAACTTTGAAGGACGGCTGAGTCAAGGGAACCTGAAGGCTCGCCTTCGTATGTCAACGCTCTACACTGTTGCGAATGCGCTAAATTATCTCGTGGTTGGCACTGATAATGCTCCTGAGAGTTATACGGGCTATTTCACGAAGTATGGGGATGGCGGTGTCGACATCTTACCTATTTCTTCGTTGACCAAGACAGAAGTTCGTGCCTGGGCAGCTCAACTCGGACTCCCAGATAAAATCGTAAACCGTGTACCGACTGCGGGTTTATGGCCAGGGCAAACCGATGAGAGTGAAATGGGAATCACCTATGATCACATTGATCGTTATCTTCTGGGGGAAGAAATTCCTGTGGAAGAGATAGAAAAGATTGAAAAGCTTCATCGTCAAAGCGAGCATAAGCGGCATCTTCCTCCTGCGTTAGATCTGCCGAAGCTTGAACGGTTATAAACAGATAGGTATAACATAGTTATAAGCACATAGATATAAAACAGATAAGATGTTATAGACAACGTAAACTTAAGGTATAAGGTAAGGAGAGGCTAGACTTTGCGGATTGGTGTTGACATTGACGGGGTGACTTCGGATAGTTATACGGTGTGGCTTAGGGAGCTTAATCAATATTTTAACAAGAATATTTCCATCCTCGAGGATTATGATATACACCTAGTGTATGATGTTTCTTGGGATGAGATGAATGACTTCTTTAAGCAGAATATGGAACACCTCTTTATGTTGCCTCAACCGATGAAAGGGGCAAAGCAAGGGATTGAATCCCTTATTGCACAAGGACATGAGATTATCTATGTTACTGCTCGCTCTGCAGACGAGGAAGAGGTAACATTGCGCTGGATGGATAAATACAAAATTCCGTATGATAATGTTGTGTTCTCTGATTTCAAAAGTAAAGTCGATTTGGCCCGACAATGGCAACTTGAACTCTTCATCGAAGACTATATGAAAAATGCTGAAGCAATTTCTGAATCAGGAATCCCGGTTTTACTGTTGAACGCGAGTTATAACCAAGGAGAGATGACAAAGGGGATCAAGCGGTGCAGAGATTGGATGGAGATTGTTAACGTCCTTAATAGGATATAAAGACAAAAAGGCACATCCTTTAGAAGATCTTATTTCTAAAGGATGTGCCTTTTCTCTATCTTATATTGTAAGTACTTAATTATTCTTCTTCGGGGGATGGGCTTTTTTATCAATAAGATGCTGAATTGCAACGATAGGGTGGTGAAAAAGAATGCGGGGACCGGAATAACGCATGATGCTGATGATCTTCTCCCGCATCTCTATTTTATAGCAATGGACTGTGCAATCTCCACAAACCGTCTTATCCTCTCCAAACTTGCAATGGTCCAGACGTTGCTGAGCGTAATCAAAAAGGATCTGACAATCCCGGCAGAGCTCTTCATGAGGGTGATGTTTATCATGACAGTAAAGCTTAATAAGAAGTCCTACCGTCTGCTTCTCACGTTCAATTCTGGACATTTTGTTCATAAACGTTTCCTCCGTTTTAGCCTGTTCTTCATGCTATTATCAATAGTATAACTTTTCAGATAATGGGTTAATTTGAGCAAGTAAGTAAGAGGAGCTCGCTAATGAGCTCCTCTATCAAAAGATGATTCTACCAACGATGCCAACGACGCCAATGACGTCTTTCCCATCGAACATGACGTCTCCATCTATGCTGCCATCCGGGTTGACCCCATCCTGTGCCCATACCCATACCCCACATAGGACAGACCTCCTCTATTTCCATTATCAATTAGATCTTTTTGAAATGACTTAATCTAATAGTAAAATATGGAAAGATGAGGAGGTCTGTGCTTGTATTAGCTTACGAGTCCTTGACCTACTTTATAGATATCTCCGGCTCCAAGGGTGAGCACTAAATCTTGAGGGGTTAGCGTTTGCTGAAGATAATCTTTGATTTCGTCCAAAGAATTGATAAAACGAACATTGATTCCTTGACTTCGTATCCGATCGGCAAGGACGGAGGAGGAAATCGTATTCAGATTTTTTTCGCGGGCTGAGGCAAATATTTCGGCAATGACCACTTCATCAGCAGCATTAAATGCATGCGAGAAATCATCCAGTAATTTCTCAGTGCGGCTAAAGGTATGAGGCTGGAAGATGGCCCGAATCCGGCGGTCTGGGAAGGAAAGCCGAGCTCCTTCTAAAGTAGAACGAATCTCGGTTGGATGATGGGCATAGTCGTCGACAATCAGGGCACCT from the Desulfitobacterium metallireducens DSM 15288 genome contains:
- the nadE gene encoding NAD(+) synthase; protein product: MWSNRELESRIQTAVTWIREQVGNARVQGVVVGLSGGVDSAVVAGLCKRAFPENSVGVIMPSQSSPADREDALLIAETYGLKVVEVDLGEVHQEILEKVQQGLQEQGLNFEGRLSQGNLKARLRMSTLYTVANALNYLVVGTDNAPESYTGYFTKYGDGGVDILPISSLTKTEVRAWAAQLGLPDKIVNRVPTAGLWPGQTDESEMGITYDHIDRYLLGEEIPVEEIEKIEKLHRQSEHKRHLPPALDLPKLERL
- a CDS encoding 5' nucleotidase, NT5C type; its protein translation is MRIGVDIDGVTSDSYTVWLRELNQYFNKNISILEDYDIHLVYDVSWDEMNDFFKQNMEHLFMLPQPMKGAKQGIESLIAQGHEIIYVTARSADEEEVTLRWMDKYKIPYDNVVFSDFKSKVDLARQWQLELFIEDYMKNAEAISESGIPVLLLNASYNQGEMTKGIKRCRDWMEIVNVLNRI
- a CDS encoding nitrous oxide-stimulated promoter family protein, which gives rise to MNKMSRIEREKQTVGLLIKLYCHDKHHPHEELCRDCQILFDYAQQRLDHCKFGEDKTVCGDCTVHCYKIEMREKIISIMRYSGPRILFHHPIVAIQHLIDKKAHPPKKNN